One stretch of Mycolicibacterium fallax DNA includes these proteins:
- the menC gene encoding o-succinylbenzoate synthase, whose protein sequence is MTGARIELRRVTLPLVRPFRTSRALETARELLVLRLRADGVDGWAECAADPYPAFYGETLDGARSVIETVLAPLLAGADGPLSAARVHGLFREVPGNVLARAVVESAVLDAELRRHGMAMVDYLGGERTRIPVGVSVGIPDNMTELIDWVADYLGQGYQRVKLKIAPGWDLAPLAAVRREFGDDLALQVDANQAYRTSDLTTLRRLDAFNLVLLEQPFPAADLLAHANLARQVATPICLDESISGLHDAAAALALGACSVVNIKPARVGGYLEARAIHDLCLAQGVPVFCGGVLESGIGRAANLALAALPNFTLPGDISATRRYFDRDLTQFFELRDGAVEVPAGPGSGAVVDLDTLAELTTEISIVQI, encoded by the coding sequence ATGACCGGCGCCCGGATCGAGTTGCGCCGGGTCACGCTGCCGCTGGTCCGGCCGTTCCGCACCTCCCGAGCGCTGGAGACCGCCCGGGAACTGCTGGTGCTGCGGCTGCGGGCGGACGGGGTCGACGGCTGGGCCGAATGCGCGGCCGACCCGTACCCGGCGTTCTACGGCGAGACCCTGGACGGGGCCCGCAGCGTCATCGAGACGGTGCTGGCACCGCTGCTCGCCGGCGCCGACGGGCCGCTGTCGGCGGCGCGGGTGCACGGCCTCTTCCGCGAGGTACCGGGCAATGTGCTGGCCCGGGCGGTGGTCGAGTCGGCGGTGCTCGACGCCGAGTTGCGCAGGCACGGCATGGCGATGGTGGACTATCTCGGCGGCGAGCGGACCCGGATCCCGGTCGGTGTCTCGGTCGGCATCCCCGACAACATGACCGAGCTGATCGACTGGGTCGCCGACTATCTCGGGCAGGGCTACCAGCGGGTCAAGCTCAAGATCGCCCCCGGCTGGGACCTGGCACCGCTGGCCGCGGTACGCCGCGAGTTCGGCGACGACCTGGCCCTGCAGGTCGACGCCAACCAGGCCTACCGGACCAGCGACCTGACCACGCTGCGCCGCCTCGACGCGTTCAACCTGGTGCTGCTGGAGCAACCGTTCCCGGCGGCGGACCTGCTGGCGCACGCCAACCTGGCCCGCCAGGTCGCCACCCCAATCTGCCTCGATGAGTCCATCTCCGGCCTGCACGACGCGGCGGCCGCGCTCGCGCTGGGGGCGTGCAGCGTCGTCAACATCAAACCGGCCCGGGTCGGCGGCTATCTGGAGGCCCGCGCCATCCACGACCTGTGCCTGGCCCAGGGCGTGCCGGTGTTCTGCGGCGGGGTGCTGGAGTCGGGCATCGGCCGGGCCGCCAACCTGGCGCTGGCGGCGCTGCCGAACTTCACCCTGCCCGGCGACATCTCGGCCACCCGGCGGTACTTCGACCGGGACCTGACCCAGTTCTTCGAGTTGCGTGACGGCGCCGTCGAGGTGCCGGCCGGCCCGGGCAGCGGCGCGGTCGTCGACCTGGACACCCTGGCGGAGCTGACCACCGAGATCAGCATCGTGCAGATCTGA
- a CDS encoding phospho-sugar mutase, which produces MVARARRWRDHDPDPVTRAELDALITAAAADPRARAELADRFAGPLQFGTAGLRGPVGAGESRMNVAVVTRATAGLAHYLRDVVGPDARVVLGCDARRGSSAFAEAAAGVLAGAGLGVLALPQRLPTPVTAYAIRATGADAAVMITASHNPAADNGYKVYLGGRATDVDGAGVQIVPPADAEIAARIAAAPAADRIRRAAAGITAADPALLEDYLDRVAGYRDARTPARVRVVLTALHGVGGAVAVRALHRAGIPDVHPVVEQFDPDPDFPSVPFPNPEEPGALDLAVRQAERIGADVVIALDPDADRCSAAVPSAAGWRQLTGDEIGALLGQQAAADDRRDGDTLAASVVSSRLLGRIAAAHGLRSAVTLTGFKWIARVPGLRFGYEEAIGYCTDPAAVRDKDGIGAMIRLVTLVDELAAGGRTVLDLLDELARRHGLHATAARNFRVSDVADIAATMALLRARGIATLAGSPVTATRDLADGGPLPPTDALIYLTAAGDRLIVRPSGTEPKLKCYLEAVLPCSGRVPHAAAADRLAEIGDEVTALLGLGGAG; this is translated from the coding sequence CTGGTGGCGCGGGCCCGGCGCTGGCGCGACCACGACCCCGACCCGGTCACCCGCGCCGAGCTCGACGCCCTGATCACCGCCGCGGCCGCCGACCCGAGGGCCCGGGCGGAGCTGGCGGACCGATTCGCCGGACCGCTGCAGTTCGGCACCGCCGGGCTGCGCGGACCGGTCGGGGCGGGGGAGTCCCGGATGAACGTCGCCGTGGTCACCCGGGCCACCGCGGGCCTGGCGCACTATCTGCGCGACGTCGTCGGGCCGGACGCCCGGGTGGTGCTGGGCTGCGACGCCCGCCGCGGCTCCAGCGCATTCGCCGAGGCCGCCGCGGGCGTGCTGGCCGGGGCGGGCCTGGGCGTGCTGGCGCTGCCCCAGCGGTTGCCGACACCGGTCACCGCCTACGCGATCCGGGCCACCGGCGCCGACGCCGCGGTGATGATCACCGCCTCGCACAACCCGGCCGCCGACAACGGCTACAAGGTGTATCTGGGCGGCCGGGCCACCGATGTCGACGGAGCCGGGGTGCAGATCGTGCCGCCGGCCGACGCCGAGATCGCCGCGCGGATCGCCGCCGCGCCGGCCGCCGACCGGATCCGGCGGGCCGCCGCCGGGATCACCGCGGCCGATCCGGCGCTGCTGGAGGACTACCTGGACCGGGTCGCCGGGTATCGCGACGCGCGCACCCCGGCCCGGGTGCGAGTGGTGCTGACCGCCCTGCACGGCGTCGGGGGCGCCGTCGCCGTGCGGGCGCTGCACCGGGCCGGGATCCCCGACGTGCACCCGGTCGTCGAACAGTTCGACCCGGACCCCGACTTCCCCAGCGTGCCGTTCCCGAACCCGGAGGAGCCCGGGGCGCTGGACCTGGCGGTCCGGCAGGCCGAGCGGATCGGCGCGGACGTGGTGATCGCGCTGGACCCCGACGCCGACCGGTGCTCGGCGGCGGTGCCCAGCGCGGCCGGCTGGCGGCAGCTGACCGGCGACGAGATCGGTGCGCTGCTGGGCCAGCAGGCGGCCGCCGATGACCGCCGCGACGGCGACACCCTGGCGGCCTCGGTGGTGTCCAGCCGGCTGCTCGGCCGGATCGCCGCGGCGCACGGTTTGCGCTCGGCGGTGACGCTGACCGGGTTCAAGTGGATCGCCCGGGTGCCGGGCCTGCGGTTCGGCTACGAGGAGGCGATCGGCTACTGCACCGACCCGGCCGCGGTGCGCGACAAGGACGGCATCGGGGCGATGATCCGGCTGGTGACCCTGGTCGACGAGCTGGCCGCCGGCGGCCGCACCGTGCTCGACCTGCTCGACGAGCTGGCCCGCCGGCACGGGCTGCACGCCACCGCGGCCCGAAACTTCCGGGTGTCCGACGTCGCCGACATCGCCGCGACGATGGCGCTGCTGCGCGCCCGCGGCATCGCCACGCTGGCCGGCTCGCCGGTGACCGCGACCCGGGATCTGGCCGACGGCGGCCCGCTGCCGCCGACCGATGCGCTGATCTACCTGACCGCGGCGGGTGATCGGCTGATCGTGCGGCCCTCGGGCACCGAGCCCAAGCTCAAGTGCTACCTGGAGGCGGTGCTGCCCTGTTCGGGGCGGGTGCCGCACGCGGCCGCCGCGGACCGGCTGGCCGAGATCGGGGACGAGGTCACCGCGCTGCTGGGCCTGGGCGGTGCAGGTTAG
- the deoC gene encoding deoxyribose-phosphate aldolase, giving the protein MTDPARSRAAVAGLVDHTLLKPEATPAEVAALIAEADALGVHAVCVSPSLLPVQAPPGLAIAAVCGFPSGAHQPAIKAAEAADAVARGAGEIDLVINLANALTSDFDAVRAEIAAVRAACPAPVLLKVIIESAALSDAQIVGCCRAAEAAGADFVKTSTGFHPAGGADLHAVRLMADTVGGRLGIKASGGIRSAEAALAMIDAGATRLGLSASEAVLAGLPQ; this is encoded by the coding sequence ATGACTGACCCGGCCCGGTCCCGGGCCGCGGTCGCCGGCCTGGTCGATCACACCCTGCTCAAGCCGGAGGCGACCCCGGCCGAGGTCGCGGCCCTGATCGCCGAGGCCGACGCGCTGGGCGTGCACGCGGTCTGCGTGTCGCCGAGCCTGCTGCCGGTGCAGGCACCGCCGGGCCTGGCGATCGCCGCGGTCTGCGGTTTTCCCTCCGGCGCCCACCAGCCCGCGATCAAGGCCGCCGAGGCCGCCGACGCCGTCGCCCGCGGCGCCGGGGAGATCGACCTGGTGATCAACCTGGCCAACGCCCTCACCTCGGACTTCGACGCGGTGCGCGCCGAGATCGCCGCGGTGCGGGCCGCCTGCCCGGCGCCGGTGCTGCTGAAGGTCATCATCGAATCCGCGGCGCTGTCGGACGCCCAGATCGTCGGCTGCTGCCGGGCCGCCGAGGCCGCCGGGGCCGATTTCGTCAAGACCTCCACCGGTTTCCACCCGGCCGGCGGCGCCGACCTGCACGCGGTGCGGCTGATGGCCGACACCGTCGGCGGGCGTCTGGGGATCAAGGCATCCGGCGGCATCCGCAGTGCCGAGGCCGCGCTGGCGATGATCGACGCCGGGGCGACCCGGCTGGGGCTGTCGGCCTCCGAGGCAGTGCTGGCCGGCCTGCCGCAGTGA
- a CDS encoding YceI family protein has translation MSSESASSKTWTFGPADGDLTLHTGVTGRASKMGHRLTLGMTEWQLAVDWSDDVPTGVTLSTELASLQVRKGEGGLTPLSGPEKAVVKSNALKVFDAKKFPRAEFRSTDVTVTDDGFRLAGTLSLHGTEHPVTVEVATAGEAGAQRLTGRAEVRHSDFGLKPFSMAMGSLKVADPVAVECTVTRGRND, from the coding sequence GTGAGCAGCGAATCGGCGAGTAGCAAAACCTGGACGTTCGGGCCGGCAGACGGCGATCTGACGTTGCACACCGGGGTCACCGGCCGGGCATCGAAAATGGGCCACCGACTGACCCTCGGCATGACCGAATGGCAGCTGGCGGTGGACTGGAGCGACGACGTCCCGACCGGCGTGACGCTGTCCACGGAGCTGGCGTCCCTGCAGGTCCGCAAGGGCGAGGGCGGCCTGACCCCGCTGTCCGGGCCGGAGAAGGCGGTGGTGAAGTCCAACGCGCTCAAGGTCTTTGACGCCAAGAAGTTCCCGCGCGCGGAGTTCCGCAGCACCGACGTCACCGTCACCGACGACGGGTTCCGGCTGGCCGGCACCCTGTCGCTGCACGGCACCGAGCACCCCGTCACCGTCGAGGTCGCCACCGCCGGCGAGGCCGGTGCGCAGCGGCTGACCGGCCGGGCCGAGGTCCGGCACAGCGACTTCGGCCTCAAACCCTTCTCGATGGCGATGGGCAGCCTCAAGGTCGCCGACCCGGTGGCCGTGGAATGCACCGTGACCCGGGGGCGCAATGACTGA